Part of the Microthrixaceae bacterium genome, TTTCGGCCACGGCACCGTTCGGGCGCGCAGGTATGGCAGGACTTGGTCGACCGTTCGATCCTTGTTCGCAACTGTGCGTCGTGGCCGCGGCTCGATGACTGCCTGCGCCTGACCCTGGGAACCGCCGAGGAGAACACGGCGTTCCTCGACGCCCTCGCCGAGATTCTGGAGACCCCGACCCCATGAGCACCGATCCCATGAGCCCCGATCCCAGGCCGGCGCGCACGGCCCCACGCACGGCCCGCCGCAGCCGAACCACCAAGGAAACCGACATCACGATCGAGTTGAACCTCGACGGCACCGGGGTCGTCGACGTGTCCACCGGCATCCCGTTCTTCGACCACATGCTCGACCAGATCGGCCGCCACGGTGGGTTCGACCTCTCCGTGCGCGCCGAGGGCGATCTGCACGTCGATGGCCATCACACCGTCGAGGACACCGGCATTCTCCTCGGTGAGGTGCTGCGCGAGGCTCTCGGCGACAAGGCCGGGGTGCGACGGTTCGCGTCGGGGCTCTATCCGCTCGACGAGGCGCTCATCGAGGTGGCCCTCGACCTGTCGGGCCGTCCCTATCTCGTCTGGAATGTGACCTTCGGCGAGATCCTGCCGCTCGGCAACCCGCCGTTCAACCCGGAGATGACCGAGCACTTCTTCCGATCGTTGGCCGACTCCTCGGCCGTCACGTTGCACGTCACCAGCAAGGGTGGGGTCACGGCGCATCACATCATCGAGGCCACCTTCAAGGGGGTGGCGCGTGCCCTGCGCGACGCGGTGCGAGTGGAAGGCGACCAGTTGCCCTCCACCAAGGGCGTGCTGTGAAGCTGGCGGTCCTCGACTACGGCATCGGCAACCTGCGTTCGGCCCAGAAGGCGTTCGAACACGTCGGCGCCGAGGCCCGACTCACCGCCGATCCGGCAGAGGTGGAGGCGGCCGATGCGGTGGCCCTGCCCGGGGTGGGTGCCTTCGGCGCGTGTGTCGACGCGCTCGTGGGGTCGGGGCTCGACCGGGTGGCGCTCGGCGCCATCGCCGCCGAGATGCCCTTCATCGGCATCTGCGTGGGCATGCAGCTGCTGTATGCGGGCAGCGAGGAGTCGCCCGACCATTCGGGCCTGGGCGTGTTCGACTCGACGATCTCGCTGTTGCCGCCCACCGTGAAGCGGCCACAGATGCAGTGGAACCGTTTGACGCCGACCGTGGCCGACCATCCGATTTTTGTCGGCCTCGAGGACCCGTGGGTGTATTTCGTGCACAGCTATTTCGCCACCGTCGATGCCGATACTGTGGCAACGTGTGAGTACGGAGCGACCGTCGGTGCCGCGGTTGCCCGAGACAATGTCTGGGCGACCCAGTTCCACCCCGAGAAATCCGCCGCCACCGGTTTGGCGATCTTGTCGAACTTTCTGCGCTGGGCCGAGCCCCGCCGATCAACGATCGCCTGATCCTCAGCGACGTGATCCGCAGCGACGTGACGCCATCCCCGACCCTGATGAGGCACAGGCCATGAAGTTGTATCCCGCCATCGACCTGCGCGGCGGCCGCTGTGTGCGGCTGTACCAGGGCGACTACGACCGAGAAACCCACTACGGCGACGACCCGGTGAGCCAGGCTCGCCAGTTCGCGGATGCCGGCGCCCCGTGGATCCACGTGGTCGACCTCGACGCTGCCCGCTCGGGAGACGCCACCAACCGCGAAGTCATCGCCGCCATCTGCGCGGCGGTGGAGGTTCCGGTGCAGTCCGGGGGAGGGGTGCGGTCGGTCGAGGCGGCCGCCGCGCTCGCTCAGGCCGGCGTGGCTCGGGTCGTGATCGGCACCGCGGCGCTCGAAAACCCCGATCTCGTGGCGGCCGTGGCGGCCCGTCAGCCGGTGGCCGTCGGCCTCGACGCCCGCGGGACCGACCTGGCCTCGCACGGCTGGGAGGTGTCCTCGGGGCTGAACCTGATCGAGGTGGCGACGCGGTTCGCCGATGTCGGTGCCTCGGCGTTCGTCGTCACCGAGATCGCGCGGGACGGCACCCTCGAGGGTCCGTCGATCGAACAGCTCACGTCGGTGCTCGCAGCGATGGAGCCCTTCGGAGCCCAGGCGCCCGAGGTCATTGCCTCGGGGGGAGTGGGAACCGTCGCCCATCTTGAGTCGCTCGCCGCGATGCGCGTCGGCGAACTCGGGCTCGGCGGGGCGATCATGGGACGGGCGCTCTATGAGGGGGCATTCACCCTGGTCGAGGCGCTCGAGGCCGTGGGTCGCGTTGAGGCCGTGGGTCGCGTTGAGGCCGTGGGTCGCGGCGATGGAGGTGCGGCGTGAACGTGTCGCGGGTCATACCGTGTCTCGATGTCGACCGTGGTCGTGTCGTGAAGGGAACCAACTTCGTCGACCTGCGCGACGCCGGCGACCCGGTCGAGCTCGCGGCGCGTTACGACCTCGAAGGCGCGGATGAGCTGGTGTTTCTCGACATCACGGCCAGCTCGGATGGGCGCGAGACGACGTTGGAGATGGTCCGCCACGTGGCCGAGGAGGTGTTCATCCCCTTCACCGTCGGGGGTGGGATCCGCACCGTCGACGACGCCCGACGCATGCTGCGCGCCGGGGCCGACAAGGTGTCGTCGAACACCGCTGCGGTCGAGCGCCCCGAGCTGATCAGCGACATCGCGGCGGAGTTCGGCTCTCAGTGCGCCGTGGTGGCCGTCGACTCGCGTTCGAGCGACCAGACCCCGTCGGGTTTCGAGGTGTACGTGCACGGCGGTCGAACCCCGACCGGTATCGACGTGCTGGAGTGGGTGCAACGCATCGTGGAGTTGGGCTGCGGCGAGATCCTGTTGACCTCGATGGACCGCGACGGCACCCGCGACGGCTTCGACCTCGCCGTGACGCGGGCGGTGAGCGATCTGGTGAACGTTCCGGTGATCGCCTCGGGCGGCGTGGGAACCCTGCAGCATCTCGTCGAGGGAGTGACCCTCGGCGGGGCCGATGCGGTGCTGGCGGCATCGATCTTCCATTTCGGTGAGTTCACCGTCGCCGAGGCGAAGGCGGCGATGAGCGCGGCCGGTCTCACGGTACGGCCGGCGTGACGGTGCGGCCGCGTGACGGTGCGGCCGGCTCGGTAGATTGTTGACCCGACCTCGAGAAAGACCCTGCGTGAGCGACACCCCCGACGGCATCTCAGCCGACACCCCCGATGGCACATCTGGCGACAGCCAAGGCGCCGAGGCCGACACCGCTGGCATTCCGGCAGCCCCCGCCGGCTCGCGCCCGATGGGGCGCGTCGACAAGTTGCCCATCAAGATGCTTCAAGACCGCCTGATGGTGCAGCTCGACGCTGCGGAAGGCGAACGCCGAAGCTCGGGCGGAATCCTGATTCCGGCCACGGCGCAGATGGGCCGGCGCTTGAGCTGGGCGGAGGTGAAGGCTGCCGGTCCGGCGGTTCGCAACGTCGAGATCGGCGATCAGGTGCTGTTCGATCCGTCCGATCTCAGTGAGGTCGAGGTGAACGGCGACCTGTTCATCATCCTTCGCGAGCGCGACGTCCACGCCGTCGCTGCGGAACGGCTCGAGGTCGGCAGCACCGGCCTGTATTTGTGATCGAGACTGGAACTATGAGCGACTCAGCTATTGCCGTCACCCCTATCACCCCGACCGTTGAGGCGCTCGACAAGGTGACCTATAACGAACACGGCCTCGTGGCCGCCATCGTGCAGGACATCGACACCGGCGCGGTGCTCATGATGGCCTGGATGAACTCCGAAACGCTGCGCATGAGCCTCGAACAGGGCCGCACCGTGTTCTGGTCGCGGAGCCGTTCCGAGGTGTGGCGAAAGGGCGACACCTCCGGCGATCGTCAATTCATCCGTGAGGCCTACTACGACTGCGACGGCGACACGCTGTTGTTCAAGGTCGTGCAGGAGGGCAAGGGTGCGTGTCACACCGGCGCGTACACCTGCTTCTTTTCCTCATTTGGCGAGGCGGGGGCCTGAGCGTGTCGGAGGATGGCGAGATCGGCGGGGTGATCCCCGGCCGCGACGAGTTCCGAGCCGCTGCCCGGCGTGCCACCGTGGTGCCGGTGCGGCGCGAGCTGCTCGCCGATCAGGTCACCCCGGTGGCGGTGTTCGGTCGTTTGTGCGGCGTGGGTGAGGGGGCGAACGAGTCCGGGTTTCTCCTCGAGTCGGTCGGCACCGCCGGTCGGTGGAACCGTTGGTCCTTCGTCGGCCGGTCGCCGCGGGCGCGCCTGGTGTGCCGCGGTGGCGAGATCACCGTGACCGGCGATCTGCCCGATGGCCTCGACCTGTCCGGTGGAGTTTTGGCGGTCGTGGAGCAGCTGCTCGAGCGATACCGGGCCGAGGAGGACGACACGTTGCCGCCGCTGCACTCGGGCATCGTCGGCTACCTGGGCTACGACGTGGTTCGTGAGGTCGAACACCTTCCCGGGGTGCCGAACGACGACCGTGGGTGGCCCGATGCGGTCCTGAGCCTGATCGGCGACCTCGTCGCGCTCGACCACTGGAGCCAGCGGGCGTTGCTGATCTCGAACGTGTACGTGCCCGAGGGGGCGAGCGACGCGGACCTCGACGCGCTCTACGACGAGGCCGTCGCACGGATCGACGCCATGGCGGCCGACGGGGCCACCCCGCTGGATGAGCCGATGGTGTCGCCACCGTCGAAATCTGACGAGTTGCCAGCGGTCGAGTCCTCGATGCCCCCGGGGCAGTACGAATCCGCGGTTGAGGTCGCCAAGGAGTACATCCGCAGCGGTGACATCTTCCAGGTGGTTCTGGCCCAGCGCTTCGATTTCGAGGTCGACGCCGACCCCTTCGACGTGTACCGGGTGCTGCGTCAGATCAACCCGTCGCCGTACATGTATTTCGTGCGCGAACCGGAGCTGTCGCTGGTGGGTTGTTCACCCGAACCGATGGTGCAACTGCTCGGCGGGCAGGTGATCAGCCGGCCGATCGCCGGGACCCGGTTCCGCGGCACGACCGATGAGCACGACCGTCGACTTGCGGCCGAGCTGTTGGAGCACCCCAAGGAACGCGCCGAGCACATCATGTTGGTCGACCTGGCCCGCAACGACGTCGGCCGCGTCGTGGAGTTCGGGACGTGCAAGGTCGACGAGCTCATGACCCTCGAGCGCTTCAGCCACGTCATGCACCTGACGAGTCAGGTGTCGGGCGCCCTCGCCGAGGGCAGAACGCCCATCGACGTGTTGAAGGCCACACTGCCCGCCGGCACCGTGTCGGGGGCGCCCAAGGTCCGGGCGATGGAGATCATCGACGAACTCGAGCCCACCAAGCGTGGTCCGTATGCGGGGGTCGTCGGATATCTCGATTTCTCGGGCAACATCGACACCGCCATCGCGATCCGCACGATGATCATCGACACCGCCGACGGCGAGATGCCGTTTCGGGCCAGCGTGCAGGCCGGCGCCGGGGTGGTGGCCGATTCCGTTGCGGCGGACGAGGAACTCGAAACCCGAAACAAGGCGAAAGCCTTGCTCGCCGCGGTGCGCCCGGCCGAACGGATGACCGCCCAGCGCACGAGGTAGTCAGCGCACGAGGTGGTCAGTGCATGAGGTAGTCAGCGCACGAGGTGGTCAGTGCATGAGGCGATCAGCGTCCCCGCCGAACGCCGCAACAAAGGCGCGGTCGCGTGCCCGCGGGACAGCGCGGTGACATCGCGGAGTGCCTCGGAGGCCTGAGCCGGTTCCTGAGTCGGTGGGGTCGTCGGTTCATTGGCGTATCGGTGGTTGGGGTGGTTTGGTCGGGGTGAGTGAGAGTTGCCCGACTGTGGCTCGCCTGGCCCTCGTCGCTCCGCCGGTTCGGCTGCTCCGGCCCGAGTTTCGGCCTGTGTTTGACCTGCGGGCGTCGTGGGGTCGGTACATGCGGGTGTTGGGGGTGGCGGTCATGCGGTCGTAGCGGCGCCGGATGGTGGCGATCGCGTCGGCGAGGTCGATGGTTCCGCCGCGGACTTTCACTTTGGGTCGGGCCGGAGGTTCGGGTTCTGCCGCGAATTCTTCGGGGATGGGGCCTTGGCGTTGTACGCCGTGTTGTTGCCCCCAGATGGTGATGCCACAGGGGTGGGTGTAGAGGGTCCATCCGTCGGTGGTGATGTGCATGGCCCAGCCGACGCGGTGCACCAGGCCGTGGTGGTGTCGGCACAGGCACGCCAGGTTGTTCACTGCGGTGGCGCCGCCGTTGCGGTGATGGCGCACGTGGTGGGCTTCGGTTTGTTGTGCGGGAGCCTCACAGCCGGGAAAACAACACCCGCCATCACGCGCGGCGAGTGCGGCGCGTTGCGCGTCGGTCGCCAATCGCACGGAGTGGCCGACATCGAGCGGTTGGCCGAGCGAGTCCAACAGGACGGCGCGTAGTTCTGGGTCACACATCATGCGTTCGATCACATCGGCGGTGAGTGGATCACCCGTAGGCGAATACGCGCGTGGTTTACCGTGTTCGTCGTGTTGCAGAATCACTGTGACTTCGGCGGTGCCTGGCCGGTAGTTACCCGACAGGGTGAACTGGGTGCCGAACCGGCACAGGTCCATCAACGCTTTCGCCCGCAACTGCGATTCTGATGTCGTCGGCGACCCGCCGAATTGTTCGGCGTCGTTGCGGACAGCTTTGCGGTGACGGTTGGTGGCGTCGGTGATGGCTTGGCGGACGACCTCCGCGTAGTCGCCGAAGAACTCTCCGACGATCTCCACGCCGATGACGCCGTCGGGGCCGTGGATGTCGCGTAGGTCGAGCCAGGACTCTTCTGCTGGTGGGGCGGGTTCGGTGCCGTCGGTGTCGACGAGTCGTGCCAACGCGGCGATGACCTTCTCCCATTTCGCGAACGTCAAATGCTCCGCCAAATCCAACATGGGCCCGGCGTTGTCGGACCAGGTGGGTTCGATACGCGGGTTCGACCACCGGCCGATCACCACCAGGTGATCAAACCCGACAACACCGGAGCGGAGCCGGTCCAACACCTCGGGCCGATACCGCCGCCGTACCGCCCGAGCCACCGAAACCCGACGCGCCGCGGTCACCCCCGAACAACGAGCCGTCTTCGACACCCACGCTTTGGTGGACAGGCCCTCGACGATGTCGGTCATCCCAACAGCATCCAGTTCGCCCAACACGTCGATCATGTGTAGATCCAAACGGCGTTGCAGCTCGAACAACACCGCAACATCGTCGATCCCGGAACCCAGGCTATTCAGTTCGGTGTCGAAGCCCTCGAACATATGTATGACTCTAAACGCGACCCCCGACAACGAAGCCCGCGACCGTCAAACCCAAAGCGCCCGACACGCTCCCGCGGCTCAGCGGATAGCCTGCGCGCCATGAAACGACTGCTGGTCCGATGGGCGATCTCAACCGGTGCGGTGATGTTGTTGCCGGTGGTGTTCCGCGACACGATTCGTGTGGAGGACTGGGGTGCGGCCATCTTCGCTGCGCTCATCATCGGCATCGTGAACGCGCTCATCGGTCCTGTTCTCAAGCTGCTGTCGCTGCCGCTGACGATCCTGACCTTCGGGCTGTTCGCTCTCGTGGTGAACGCCGTGTTGTTGTTGCTCGCCGCTGAGGTGGCGCCAGGCTTCGAAATCGACACCTTCTGGAGCGGACTGTTCGCCGCGATTCTCTACAGCATCGTCACCTCGATCGGGTCGTCGCTGCTCCTCAACGACTGATCGTCAACGACTGATCGTCAACGACTGATCGTCAACGACTGATCGTCAACGACTGATCGTCAACGACTGATCGTCAACGACTGACACCAAAGCGCTCGGGCTCAGGGCCGGGCGTCACGTGAGCGCGCTGTTGGTGAACCACCACACGAGCATCCCGGGTTCACCGAATATCTGGAGGCCGTCGGGAAGCCCGTTGGTGCTCGAGGCTCGGTTGGTCACCGCGGCGAGGAGGTCTCGCGCCGTTCCTCTCGCGGCCACCGTTTGCCTCGTGGCCGTCGTCGCAGCGCGTGGGCCGTGGCCGATCGTGAACCCGTGGGGGTTGAGATCGATCAGCCATTCACCGTCGAGGTCGGTGGTGTGTAGGTGGATCGAGCCGTCGCCACGTAGGTGAGTAACCGCGTCGCAGAACGACCCCGATGCCTCGACGTTGGCGAGGTGTTCGTCGATCGCGTCGATCGCGACCTCGGCATCGATCGTCCAGTCGGTGTTGCCTGCCGCAAGCTCGGCGTCGATGCGGTGAACCGCCGTTTCGTGAAGCAGGCGGCGAGTCCACCAAGCAGCGGTGGTGCCGTCGCCCCAGGTCCAGGTGGGGGTGTCGTCGGGGATCCGCTCGAGCGCCTCGATGACCAGGGTCGCCGACTCCAGCAGCCAATCAGCCCAGATCTGCGGGCTCGCGTCGACTCCTGGCAGGCCGATGTCGAGCGATCTGCGATCGAGGTATTCGCCGTTGGCGTCGATCAGCGCTCGGGCCCAGTGGAGAATCGAACCCTGGTGGACGACCAAGCGGGTCAAGGTCCACCCCGGACAGGTCGGTACGGCGCTATCGGCGGGGGTGGCGGCGACCAATTCGGCGAAACGCCGCGCCTCGTCCTCGAAGCGTCTGAGCATCGTCGAGGAATCCATGGCCTCAGTCTGTCACGCTCGTCGCTCGTCGCCCGTCACGACAGGGTTCGATCAGCGTTCGCCTGAATCTGCGTTCGACCGGATCCGTGGCGGGTGGGATTCAGCGGCCGACGAAAAGGTCTTCGCTGCGCTCCACCCGGCGGGTGAATTCGGCGGTGGCCGCCTCGAAGACCTCGGTGCAGCCCGGCTGGAAACGGTCGTGGAGTTCGATGGCGATCGTTTCGACCCGGTCGATCCATCCGTCGGCGGAACCGAACACGGCGTGTTCACCGCCCTCGATGTCGACCTTGAGGATTCCGATCTCGTCGATGCCGTGGTCGGCGATCAACTCCTCGACGGTGACTGCTGCGATTTCGGTGCTCGGCAGCGATGCCTCGGTGTTCGGTCCGCCAGGTTCAGCGGCGTCCTCGGCCCCGGGATCGGTGGAATCGGCCGCTCGGTAACCCCATGCCCCCACCCCAGGGTCGACGAGGTTGATCGATCCCGACCGCGGCCACAACGCCGCCTTCACGCAGACGATATTGTCGTAGGAAGCGGTGTTGTGAACGAGAAGGCGGAAGTTCTCCTCGTCGGGTTCGATGGCGATGACCGTGGCGGTCGGGTAGGTCTTCGCGAAGTACACGGCTGATAATCCGCAGTTTGCTCCGGCGTCGATGATCCAACGCGGCTCGGATTTGAGGTCCCAGGGCAGTTGATAGCCTTCGCCGGCGATGACGTGGACGAAGGTTCGCAGGTCGGTCCCGCCGCGGCGGAGCCGAAACGGCGCCGGGTACCCCTCCCAGGTCAGCTCGAGAAATCCCGTTGCGCCGGGACGGTCGAGGACGAGGTATTTCACCGTCCTTGGGAGACCAAAGTGCTTGAGGTATCTCATGATTCCACGTGAAATCGTCTGCACTCTGGTACCCGAACTCGGCCCTGACATGGCCGGCGAGGCTACGAACCGCACGTGGGGGCGTCAAGCACCGTTCTCCGATAACCAGTGGTCGTGATCACGACCACTGGTTATCGGAGAACGGGCTGGGCGGCGGGCTCAGTAGGCGGGCACGCGATCAGGTGAGCAGGCGCGAGAAGGTGTAGATGATCAGCCCGGCGAGGCCGCCGACGACCGAGCCGTTGATCCGGATGATCTGCAGGTCGCGGCCGAGGAGCACCTCGACCCGTGCGGTGGTCTCTGCGGTGTCCCAGCGCTGCACCGTGGTCTCGACAAATCCGGCGACCTCCGCGCCGTAGCGGCGAGCCATCGACACCGTGACCTCGCGTGCGCCGGCGTCGATCCGCTCGCGCAGCTCGGCGTCGGTGCGGAGGCGCTGCGCCATCGATCGGGCGGCCTCGGCGAGGCGTGCCCGCAGGGCGGAATCGGGGGTTGCCGCCTGTTCGATGAGCCCGTCGCGCAACTCGCCCCAGACGTCGATGATCCAGTCGCGTACGGCCGGGTTCTGAATGACGTCCATCTTCAACTGATTGGCGCGCTCGGCCAGTTCGGGTGACTCTCGAAACTTCACCGCCAGCTCGCGGGCCTTGCGGTCGACGTGTCGACGCACCTCGTGGTGCGGGTTCGACCGGATCTCGGAAATGAACGTGTTCAGCCCCGAATAGATCTTGTCGAAAACCTTGTCGTCGACCGCCTCAGGCACCCACCACGGCGACTCCTGCATGAACCGGGCGCGCAGTACGCCGCGCTGCTCGTTCAACATGTCGCTGAGCCCCTTGAGCACCGCGTCGAGCAGCTGGTGATGGCGGCCGTCCTCGGTGGTGATGTCGAGGACCTGCCCGGCGATCGGTGCAACATCGACCTGATCGAGGCGGCCGAGGACGTCGTTGACGAGCAGGTCGCCGATCTCCTCGTCCGGCAACAGACGGGCGATCGTCGCCAACAGCGCCGCCGCCTTCTCGGCCGCGAGTTCGGAGTTGTCGGACTCGAGCAGCCATTGCGCCATGCGGTCCGACACGCTGACCCCTTCGAGGCGTTGAGTGAGTACCTCAGGAGCGAGGAAGCTGCCCTGGACGAACCCGCCGAAGGTGCGTCCGAGCTGATCCTTTCGGTTGGGGAGGATGGCGGTGTGTGGGATCGGAATCCCCAACGGGTGGCGAAACAGCGCGGTGACGGCGAACCAGTCGGCGATCCCCCCGACCATCCCGGCCTCGGCGGTTGCCCGCAAATATCCCCAGGTGTCATCGACGCGGACCTCGAGGAGGCGAGCGATGACGAACACGACGGTCGCACCCAGCAGCACCAGCGATGCGAGCCGACGCATACGGCGCAGATCGGCGAGGCGTTGTCGATCGTCCGATGTCAGATGAAAGCTGGCAGCCATGGAAGACTCAACCCTATGGGCAACCTCGTTGGGGCATGGGTCGAACGCAGTGTGATCACGGTCGAAGGACCGGACTCGGCGTCGTATCTGCAGGGACAACTGAGCCAGGACGTCGCCTCGATGAACGTTGCCGACAGTCGGTGGTCGTTGCTGCTCGCTCCGAGCGGAAAGACCGTGGCGTGGCTGCGGGTGCATCGTGTCGGCGACGAGGCGTTCGTGCTCGACCTCGAACCGGCCGCGGCCCCGGACGCGCTCGCTCGGCTCGAACGGTTCAAGTTGCGAGTCGAGGTGGCGATGTCGTTGGCGGTGGGCCACCAGATGTTGTCGGTGCGGTCGCTCGCCGATGCCGGTGCCGGTGCCGGTGCCGATGCCGATGTCGTGGTGCCGGCACAGGCGGCGAGTGTGCCGGTCGGGGCGCCGGCCGGGTCGTCGGTGGGGGTGCGCGGAGTCGACCTCATCTGTTCCGACCCGGCGCTGATAGCGGCCCCCGCGGGAATGGAACTCGACCCGGTTGCGGTCGAACGCCTGCGTATCTCACACGGAGTTCCCACCTTCGGTGTCGACTTCGACGAGGACACGATTCCCGGGGAGTTGGGCCCGTGGCTCGTGGAGGAATCGGTGAGTTGGACCAAGGGGTGTTACACGGGGCAGGAACTCGTCGCCCGGGTCGATGCCCGGGGCAACAACACCCCGCGGCATCTGAGCGTGCTCGTCTTCGACGACCCCGGTGCCATGGTCCAGATCGGTGCGGAGGTCGTGGCGAATACCCTTTCCGATGGTGTGGTGGGCGCGGTAACCTCTTCGAGTCATGGCGTGGCATTGTCGATGCTCAAGCGTTCGGTCGAACCGGACACTCGGGTAACGGTGGGCTCGGCGGAAGCGGTGGTAACGAGAGTTGCTGCCAAGGAGTGAGGTTCTGTGGGCGGAAACAGTTACTACGAGGTGATCGGCGTGCGTCGTGATGCGGGGGTTGAGGAGATTCGCCACGCCTACCTGCACGCAGCGCGCCAGGCCCACCCGGACGTGGCCGGCCCGTCCGGTGAAGCTCGGATGCGAGAGCTCAATGAAGCCTGGGCGACGCTGCGCGACGAGGAGAAGCGGGCGTTCTACGACCTGTCGATTCCGGATCTGCCCG contains:
- a CDS encoding DUF445 domain-containing protein encodes the protein MAASFHLTSDDRQRLADLRRMRRLASLVLLGATVVFVIARLLEVRVDDTWGYLRATAEAGMVGGIADWFAVTALFRHPLGIPIPHTAILPNRKDQLGRTFGGFVQGSFLAPEVLTQRLEGVSVSDRMAQWLLESDNSELAAEKAAALLATIARLLPDEEIGDLLVNDVLGRLDQVDVAPIAGQVLDITTEDGRHHQLLDAVLKGLSDMLNEQRGVLRARFMQESPWWVPEAVDDKVFDKIYSGLNTFISEIRSNPHHEVRRHVDRKARELAVKFRESPELAERANQLKMDVIQNPAVRDWIIDVWGELRDGLIEQAATPDSALRARLAEAARSMAQRLRTDAELRERIDAGAREVTVSMARRYGAEVAGFVETTVQRWDTAETTARVEVLLGRDLQIIRINGSVVGGLAGLIIYTFSRLLT